One genomic region from Glaciimonas sp. PAMC28666 encodes:
- the xylF gene encoding D-xylose ABC transporter substrate-binding protein — protein MATVLVSLSGAAFADAKNPKIGFSIDDLRVERWARDRDFFTAAATKLGAKVYVQSADASEERQISQIENLISRGVDAIVIVPFNATVLNNAVAEAKKAGIKVISYDRLILNADVDAYISFDNEKVGEMQAAGVLKAQPKGNYYLLGGSPTDNNAKMLREGQMKILKPSIDKGDIKIVGQQWVKDWSPTEALTIVENALTANNNKIDAIVASNDGTAGGAIQALAAQKLAGKVPVSGQDADLAAIKRVVAGTQVMTVYKPLNLIASEAAKLTVQLVRNEKPAYNSQYDNGLKKVDTVLLKPTTLTKANVGLLVKDGFYTQAQIDGK, from the coding sequence AATTGATGATCTGCGGGTTGAGCGTTGGGCACGAGACCGTGACTTCTTTACTGCCGCGGCGACGAAGTTGGGAGCAAAAGTGTATGTACAATCCGCCGATGCCAGCGAAGAGCGCCAGATTTCTCAGATCGAAAATCTGATCTCACGCGGTGTGGATGCAATCGTGATTGTGCCATTCAATGCCACGGTATTAAACAATGCGGTAGCCGAAGCCAAAAAGGCTGGCATCAAAGTGATTTCTTATGATCGCCTGATTCTGAATGCCGACGTCGATGCCTACATCTCATTCGATAACGAAAAAGTCGGCGAGATGCAGGCCGCGGGCGTATTGAAGGCGCAACCGAAAGGCAACTACTACTTGCTGGGCGGATCGCCCACGGATAATAACGCCAAGATGTTGCGCGAAGGTCAGATGAAGATTCTTAAACCGTCCATCGATAAAGGTGACATCAAGATAGTCGGCCAGCAATGGGTCAAGGACTGGAGTCCAACCGAAGCATTGACCATTGTCGAGAATGCGCTGACCGCGAACAACAATAAAATTGATGCCATCGTGGCCTCTAATGACGGCACTGCGGGCGGTGCCATTCAGGCACTCGCCGCGCAAAAGTTGGCTGGCAAGGTGCCGGTGTCCGGACAAGATGCGGATCTGGCGGCGATCAAGCGGGTGGTGGCGGGAACGCAGGTGATGACCGTCTACAAACCACTTAATCTGATTGCCTCCGAAGCGGCCAAACTGACCGTGCAGCTAGTGCGGAATGAAAAGCCAGCTTACAACTCACAATACGATAACGGTCTTAAAAAAGTCGATACCGTACTGCTGAAACCAACCACCCTAACCAAGGCCAATGTCGGCTTGCTGGTGAAGGATGGTTTCTATACTCAGGCGCAGATAGACGGAAAATAA
- the xylG gene encoding D-xylose ABC transporter ATP-binding protein, which produces MSDYLLEMTGIVKQFGGVRALNGIDIKVKAGECMGLCGENGAGKSTLMKVLSGVYPHGTWDGEILWDGLPLKALSIRDTEAAGITIIHQELMLVPELSVAENIFMGHEITLPGGRMNYPAMYHRAGELMRELKMPEMNVALPIMHFGGGHQQLVEIAKALNKKTRLLILDEPSSSLTASEIAVLLDIIRDLKAKGVACVYISHKLDEVAAICDTVSVIRDGQHIATTPMKELSVERIISQMVGREMRNMYPKEPHAIGNVVFEARHINCYDLNNPARKRVDDISFTLRKGEILGIAGLVGAGRTELVSALFGAYAGRHDGDVWLDGKPADTSSPLKSIRAGLCMVPEDRKHHGIVPDLSVGQNITLAVLQKFARYTKIDSEAELHCIHQEIDRMQLKTASPFLPITSLSGGNQQKAVLAKMLLTKPRVLILDEPTRGVDVGAKYEIYKLMFALVKEGASISMVSSELAEVLGVSDRVLVIGEGKLRGNFVNKDLTQEIVLAAALDAAPGQSVTAQ; this is translated from the coding sequence ATGTCTGATTATTTGCTCGAAATGACGGGCATCGTCAAGCAGTTTGGCGGTGTTCGCGCGCTCAATGGGATTGACATCAAAGTCAAAGCCGGAGAGTGTATGGGCCTCTGCGGTGAAAACGGCGCGGGTAAATCGACTCTCATGAAAGTATTGTCCGGCGTCTATCCGCACGGAACCTGGGACGGTGAAATTCTATGGGATGGATTGCCACTAAAAGCGCTCTCCATCCGGGACACCGAAGCAGCCGGGATCACCATTATTCACCAGGAACTGATGCTGGTGCCGGAATTATCCGTCGCTGAAAATATCTTCATGGGGCATGAAATAACGCTCCCGGGCGGACGCATGAATTATCCGGCGATGTATCATCGCGCGGGTGAACTGATGCGCGAATTAAAGATGCCCGAGATGAATGTCGCGCTGCCGATAATGCATTTTGGCGGCGGTCATCAGCAACTGGTCGAAATTGCCAAAGCGCTCAACAAAAAGACACGCCTGTTAATTCTCGATGAGCCGTCGTCGTCGCTGACTGCGTCTGAAATCGCCGTGCTGCTCGATATTATCCGCGACCTGAAGGCCAAAGGCGTAGCCTGCGTATACATCTCACATAAGCTCGACGAAGTCGCCGCAATCTGCGATACCGTTTCGGTGATTCGCGATGGTCAGCACATTGCCACCACGCCGATGAAAGAGTTGAGCGTTGAGCGCATCATCTCGCAAATGGTGGGGCGAGAGATGCGGAATATGTATCCAAAGGAACCGCATGCGATTGGTAACGTCGTGTTTGAGGCGCGCCATATCAACTGTTATGACCTCAACAATCCGGCGAGAAAGCGCGTCGATGACATCTCGTTTACCCTGCGTAAAGGAGAAATACTGGGGATCGCGGGTTTGGTTGGTGCAGGCCGCACCGAGTTGGTTTCTGCTTTGTTTGGCGCTTATGCAGGACGCCATGACGGCGACGTCTGGCTGGATGGAAAACCTGCGGATACCAGTTCGCCGTTGAAGTCGATACGTGCCGGATTATGCATGGTGCCGGAAGATCGTAAGCATCATGGCATCGTGCCCGATCTCAGCGTCGGCCAGAATATCACGTTGGCAGTCCTGCAGAAGTTTGCCCGATACACCAAAATCGATAGCGAAGCGGAGCTGCACTGCATTCATCAGGAAATCGACCGAATGCAGCTTAAAACAGCCAGCCCTTTTCTGCCCATCACCAGTTTGTCGGGTGGCAATCAGCAGAAAGCGGTACTGGCCAAAATGCTGTTGACCAAACCGCGCGTGCTGATTCTGGACGAGCCGACCCGTGGCGTCGATGTCGGGGCAAAGTATGAAATCTATAAATTGATGTTCGCGCTTGTTAAGGAAGGTGCGTCCATCAGTATGGTGTCCTCGGAACTGGCTGAAGTACTCGGCGTATCGGACCGCGTGTTGGTGATCGGAGAGGGCAAGCTACGCGGTAACTTTGTGAATAAAGACCTGACCCAGGAAATCGTACTGGCTGCTGCACTGGATGCCGCGCCTGGCCAATCTGTGACCGCGCAATGA
- a CDS encoding sugar ABC transporter permease: MAIAIIWAFFFWKTEGGFLSPRNLSNLLRQMSITGILACGMVLVIVGGEIDLSVGSLLGLLGGIAAVLNVTYHLPLPLNLAIVLLCGLLLGLFNGYLTAYMRIPSFIVGLGGMLAFRGVLLGVTGGMTIAPVSTNLVYLGQGYLSPRLGVILGLLLFALTVFLSWRQRSNRARHALAAVPYWRDGIRVLAIGAVIFAFVRTLNSYDGIPVPVLLLLALLGIFSYVTSQTVFGRRIYSVGSNMEATRLSGVNVQAVKMWIFGIMGVMCALAGLVNTARLAAGSPSAGNMGELDAIAACFIGGTSMRGGSGTVYGALIGALVMASLDNGMSMLDVDTFWQMIVKGSILILAVWVDVTTRGSRT; encoded by the coding sequence ATGGCAATCGCCATTATTTGGGCGTTCTTCTTCTGGAAAACCGAAGGCGGCTTTTTGTCGCCGCGCAATCTTTCGAACCTGTTACGACAAATGTCCATCACCGGCATTCTCGCATGCGGAATGGTGTTGGTGATCGTCGGCGGGGAGATCGACTTATCGGTCGGCTCGCTGCTGGGTTTGTTGGGCGGTATCGCCGCCGTCCTTAACGTGACTTATCATTTGCCGCTGCCATTAAATCTGGCAATAGTGCTGCTATGCGGATTATTGCTGGGGCTGTTCAATGGCTATCTGACTGCCTACATGAGAATCCCCTCGTTCATCGTCGGCCTCGGCGGCATGTTGGCTTTTCGTGGCGTGCTGCTCGGGGTAACCGGCGGGATGACCATCGCACCGGTGTCGACCAATCTGGTGTATCTAGGCCAAGGTTATCTGTCGCCTAGGCTCGGCGTCATACTGGGCCTGTTGTTGTTCGCCCTGACGGTGTTCTTAAGCTGGCGTCAACGCAGCAATCGTGCGCGGCACGCGTTGGCGGCCGTTCCCTACTGGCGCGATGGAATACGGGTGCTGGCAATTGGCGCGGTGATATTTGCCTTTGTTCGCACGCTCAATAGTTATGACGGCATCCCGGTGCCGGTGTTGCTGTTGTTGGCATTGTTGGGCATTTTTAGTTACGTCACTAGCCAGACTGTATTTGGTCGCCGCATCTATTCCGTTGGCAGCAACATGGAAGCGACCAGGCTTTCGGGCGTGAATGTACAAGCGGTAAAGATGTGGATTTTCGGCATCATGGGCGTGATGTGCGCGCTGGCCGGTCTGGTCAACACGGCGCGGCTGGCCGCCGGTTCACCTTCGGCCGGTAACATGGGCGAACTGGATGCAATCGCGGCATGTTTTATTGGGGGCACCTCCATGCGCGGCGGTTCGGGAACCGTTTACGGCGCATTGATCGGCGCTCTGGTAATGGCCAGCCTGGATAACGGCATGTCAATGCTGGATGTAGATACGTTCTGGCAGATGATCGTTAAAGGCAGTATTTTGATTCTGGCAGTGTGGGTTGATGTCACTACGCGCGGTAGTCGCACGTGA